In a genomic window of Gossypium arboreum isolate Shixiya-1 chromosome 7, ASM2569848v2, whole genome shotgun sequence:
- the LOC108467652 gene encoding 3-ketoacyl-CoA synthase 12 yields MELFSFLLLLPILLVLFKIWKWVNDKRDQECYILDYQCYKPADDRMVGTEFCGEVIKRNKNLGLNEYKFLLKAIVSSGIGEKTYAPRIMFSGREETPTLADGILEMEEFFQDSIGKLLSRAGVSPHEIDLLVVNVSMITAPPCLSSRIINHYKMRQDIKCFNLTGMGCSASLISLDIVRNVFKSYKNKYALLVTSESLSPNWYAGNDRSMILANCLFRSGGCAILLTNNKSLKHRAMFKLKCLVRTHHGARDESYNCCIQREDEIGRVGFYLGKNLPKAATRSFVDNLRVITPKILPVTELVRFMVVSLVKKWNRRGSTKGTATQGPIKAGVNFKSGVDHFCIHTGGKAVIDGIGFSLDLTEYDLEPARMTLHRFGNTSASSLWYVLAYMEAKKRLKKGDKVLMISFGAGFKCNSCLWEIVRDLEDGNVWKDEIQNYPPKTLANPYMEKYGWIQDEDPSTFKIPED; encoded by the coding sequence ATGgagttgttttctttcttactcTTGCTTCCAATCTTACTTGTTCTCTTCAAAATTTGGAAGTGGGTTAACGACAAGAGAGACCAAGAATGTTACATTTTAGACTACCAATGTTACAAACCAGCCGATGATAGAATGGTCGGGACTGAGTTCTGTGGGGAGGTGATAAAAAGGAACAAGAACCTTGGACTCAACGAGTACAAGTTCTTGCTGAAAGCCATTGTCAGCTCCGGCATTGGTGAGAAAACCTACGCCCCAAGAATCATGTTCTCCGGCAGAGAAGAGACCCCAACATTGGCCGATGGAATCCTGGAAATGGAAGAGTTTTTTCAAGACAGCATAGGGAAGCTGTTGTCGAGGGCAGGTGTTTCCCCTCATGAAATCGATCTCCTCGTTGTCAACGTCTCCATGATAACAGCACCACCTTGTTTGTCTTCTAGGATCATAAACCACTACAAGATGAGGCAAGACATCAAGTGTTTCAACTTAACGGGAATGGGGTGTAGTGCGAGTTTGATTTCTCTTGATATTGTTCGGAACGTGTTCAAATCATACAAGAACAAGTATGCTTTGTTAGTAACATCAGAGTCTTTGAGTCCAAATTGGTATGCAGGCAATGATAGATCTATGATTCTTGCCAACTGTTTGTTCCGTTCGGGTGGGTGTGCCATTCTTTTGACAAACAACAAGTCCTTGAAGCATCGAGCAATGTTCAAGTTGAAATGCTTGGTGAGGACACATCATGGAGCCAGAGACGAGTCGTACAATTGTTGCATCCAAAGGGAAGATGAGATAGGAAGGGTGGGATTTTATCTAGGGAAAAACCTCCCTAAAGCTGCCACCCGTTCTTTTGTTGACAATTTGAGGGTGATAACCCCCAAGATCCTGCCTGTTACCGAACTAGTTCGGTTCATGGTAGTGTCACTGGTTAAGAAATGGAACCGCCGTGGTTCAACCAAGGGAACCGCGACTCAGGGACCTATTAAAGCTGGGGTTAACTTCAAGAGTGGGGTGGACCATTTCTGCATCCACACAGGAGGGAAAGCAGTGATTGATGGGATAGGGTTCAGCCTTGATCTCACTGAATATGACCTTGAACCCGCAAGGATGACCCTGCATCGATTTGGGAACACATCAGCAAGCAGTCTTTGGTATGTTTTAGCCTATATGGAAGCGAAAAAGAGGTTGAAGAAAGGGGACAAAGTGTTGATGATAAGCTTTGGGGCTGGTTTTAAGTGCAACAGTTGTTTGTGGGAGATTGTGAGGGATTTAGAggatggaaatgtttggaaagaTGAAATTCAGAATTACCCACCAAAAACATTGGCTAATCCATACATGGAGAAGTATGGGTGGATCCAGGATGAAGATCCAAGCACCTTCAAAATCCCAGAAGACTAA